The following proteins come from a genomic window of Desulfobacterales bacterium:
- a CDS encoding mercuric reductase, giving the protein MLKDESDQPILTPWDKHNQQLASHVHPADWQNPTPASRYNLVVIGAGTAGLVCAAGAAGMGAKVALVERHLMGGDCLNVGCVPSKAIISAARVAAAVRDAAAFGVQVPGGVKVDFSQVMERMRRLRTSIAPNDSVQRFSDMGIDVFIGNGRFVDAETIDVHGRQLKFKKAVIATGARAAAPPIEGLDEVAYLTNETVFSLTELPKKMAIIGAGPIGCEMAQAFARFGSEVFLIETMHGILPREDKDASGIVLESMRKDGVKLLCCGKGLKLARVDGGKIRLTVDSHGKIYDEVVDQLLVAVGRAPNVENMGLEDARVTFTKKGVQVNDRLQTSNPDIYAAGDICSPYQFTHAADFMARIVIRNALFLGRAKVSALTIPWCTYTEPEIAHVGLYEKEAREQGIAVETFTRQLQEVDRSILEGHTNGLVRVHIRKGTDKIIGATIVAFDAGDMISELTLAMSHGLGLKHLSAIIHPYPTRAEAIRQVADAYNRTRLTPRVAALLKWWLK; this is encoded by the coding sequence ATGTTAAAAGATGAAAGTGATCAACCTATATTAACCCCGTGGGACAAGCATAACCAACAGCTGGCATCGCATGTTCATCCGGCTGATTGGCAGAACCCCACCCCCGCGTCCCGCTACAACTTGGTTGTCATCGGTGCTGGAACGGCAGGACTTGTCTGTGCGGCCGGGGCTGCCGGCATGGGGGCAAAGGTTGCCCTGGTTGAACGTCACCTGATGGGCGGTGATTGCCTGAATGTCGGCTGCGTGCCGTCCAAGGCCATAATCAGTGCGGCCCGCGTAGCCGCCGCTGTGCGGGATGCCGCGGCGTTCGGCGTGCAGGTTCCAGGCGGCGTGAAGGTTGATTTCAGCCAGGTCATGGAACGTATGCGTCGCCTGAGAACGTCCATCGCCCCCAACGATTCCGTCCAGCGCTTCAGCGACATGGGGATCGATGTGTTTATAGGAAACGGGCGGTTTGTCGATGCCGAAACCATAGATGTCCATGGCCGTCAGCTGAAGTTTAAAAAAGCGGTTATTGCCACCGGCGCACGGGCAGCGGCGCCCCCCATTGAGGGGTTGGATGAGGTAGCGTATCTGACCAATGAAACCGTTTTTTCCCTGACTGAACTGCCTAAAAAGATGGCCATCATCGGCGCTGGGCCTATCGGCTGTGAAATGGCCCAGGCTTTTGCACGATTCGGTTCGGAAGTGTTTCTAATCGAAACCATGCACGGCATTTTGCCCAGGGAAGACAAGGACGCATCCGGCATCGTCTTGGAATCCATGCGCAAGGATGGTGTCAAGCTGCTTTGCTGTGGCAAAGGGTTGAAACTGGCCAGGGTCGATGGGGGCAAAATCCGTCTGACTGTGGATTCCCACGGAAAGATCTATGATGAAGTCGTAGATCAACTCCTGGTTGCTGTGGGACGCGCACCCAACGTAGAGAACATGGGGCTGGAAGACGCTCGCGTGACGTTCACAAAAAAAGGCGTACAGGTCAATGATCGGCTTCAAACGAGCAACCCCGACATTTATGCGGCCGGGGACATTTGTTCGCCCTATCAATTCACCCATGCGGCCGATTTCATGGCGCGCATTGTCATTCGCAATGCCCTGTTCCTTGGCCGCGCCAAGGTTAGTGCGCTGACCATTCCGTGGTGCACTTACACGGAGCCGGAAATTGCGCATGTCGGTCTGTACGAGAAAGAGGCCCGGGAACAAGGGATCGCTGTCGAAACCTTCACAAGGCAATTACAGGAAGTCGATCGATCGATTCTTGAAGGTCATACCAACGGACTGGTCCGCGTGCACATCCGCAAAGGCACGGATAAAATCATTGGCGCCACCATCGTGGCATTTGACGCGGGCGATATGATTTCTGAATTGACGCTTGCCATGAGCCATGGGTTAGGGCTCAAACACCTTTCGGCTATCATTCACCCTTACCCGACCCGGGCGGAAGCGATCCGGCAGGTGGCCGACGCTTACAATCGCACTCGGCTGACACCACGGGTCGCAGCGCTGTTGAAATGGTGGCTGAAATGA
- a CDS encoding amidohydrolase family protein produces the protein MKIDFHIHLTDYQPMTQSLADFLRLSWGNRLEWMIKTYASPEKFLALMDEAQIDYAVILADISPAVTGIATNEATAKFCSASDRLIPFANLNPYTCSNMAGELQRLTEKYGFRGIKMYPTYQYFYPNDAIVYPLYAKAQELGLPISFHTGSSTFAGAKLKYGDPLFLDDVAVDFPDLVLLQCHCGRPIWYEKALAVTRLHPNIHMEISGLPPKKLLEYFPGFERLSDRVVYGSDWPGVSSLIDNAQAIENLPIGADAKKKILGENAAKILKIGV, from the coding sequence ATGAAAATAGACTTTCACATTCATCTGACCGACTACCAGCCCATGACTCAATCCCTGGCGGATTTTTTACGCCTGTCCTGGGGCAACCGGCTGGAATGGATGATTAAAACCTATGCTTCCCCGGAAAAATTCCTTGCATTAATGGATGAAGCGCAAATTGATTATGCCGTCATTCTGGCGGATATCTCTCCGGCCGTTACCGGCATCGCCACCAACGAAGCCACGGCCAAGTTCTGCTCGGCCAGTGACCGGCTGATTCCCTTTGCCAATTTAAACCCTTATACCTGTTCGAATATGGCTGGGGAACTTCAGCGGCTTACTGAAAAATACGGGTTCCGGGGAATTAAAATGTATCCCACCTATCAGTATTTTTATCCCAATGACGCGATTGTCTATCCGCTCTATGCAAAGGCTCAGGAGCTGGGGCTTCCCATCTCATTTCATACCGGTTCATCGACCTTTGCCGGGGCAAAACTCAAGTACGGGGATCCGCTCTTCCTTGATGATGTGGCCGTCGATTTTCCGGACCTCGTCCTTCTTCAATGCCACTGCGGCCGGCCGATCTGGTATGAAAAGGCCCTTGCCGTTACCCGGCTGCATCCCAACATTCATATGGAAATATCGGGCCTTCCGCCGAAAAAATTGCTCGAGTATTTCCCCGGGTTTGAACGCCTTTCCGATAGGGTCGTCTATGGTTCGGACTGGCCCGGCGTGTCCAGCCTGATCGATAATGCGCAGGCCATCGAAAATCTTCCGATAGGAGCGGACGCCAAAAAGAAAATCTTGGGCGAAAACGCAGCCAAAATTCTGAAGATTGGCGTGTAG
- a CDS encoding DUF547 domain-containing protein: protein MTQKPNIDQLCIATIRTPAMGAVQAVNLGYPGTPMKTVVHAIFLTGMAAFLLAAVLAISTNVVSAQVFDQTYDRYDKVLKAYVTDGRVNYSGLKNAPKVLDPYLESAAGVPEEEFNSWTESQRLAFLINLYNAATLKLIIDHYPVKSIKDIGSFLKGPWDQPVVRLFGRTLTLNHLEHDILRKLYSEPRIHMVLVCAAKGCPPLRSEAYLADKLDAQLDDQSWRYLVSPAGLRIDREKKVVYFSSIFKWYGEDFIARYAPATGFTGLDKTERAVANFYSQYLAAADSHFLSVGGYSVKYLNYDWSLNE from the coding sequence ATGACACAAAAACCGAATATCGATCAGTTATGTATCGCTACAATTCGGACTCCGGCAATGGGTGCAGTCCAGGCGGTCAACTTGGGTTATCCCGGCACCCCCATGAAAACAGTTGTACACGCGATTTTTCTCACTGGCATGGCGGCGTTTCTTTTGGCCGCGGTGTTGGCTATTTCGACGAATGTTGTATCGGCGCAGGTGTTTGACCAGACGTATGATCGCTATGATAAGGTCTTGAAGGCATATGTCACGGATGGCCGCGTGAACTATAGCGGCCTTAAAAATGCCCCCAAGGTACTGGACCCTTATCTGGAAAGCGCCGCCGGGGTTCCGGAAGAAGAATTCAACTCATGGACGGAATCTCAGCGACTGGCGTTCTTGATCAACCTCTACAACGCGGCCACCCTGAAGCTGATTATTGACCACTATCCGGTCAAGAGCATCAAGGATATCGGCAGCTTCTTGAAGGGACCCTGGGATCAGCCGGTTGTAAGACTGTTCGGCAGGACCCTCACCTTGAATCATCTGGAACACGACATTCTGCGCAAGCTGTATAGCGAGCCCCGTATCCACATGGTTCTGGTCTGTGCCGCCAAGGGATGCCCCCCCCTTCGCAGCGAGGCTTACCTTGCCGACAAACTGGATGCACAGCTTGACGACCAATCCTGGCGGTATCTGGTTAGCCCGGCCGGTCTTCGCATTGACCGCGAAAAAAAGGTTGTCTATTTCTCATCCATCTTTAAGTGGTACGGAGAAGACTTTATCGCCAGGTACGCACCGGCCACCGGATTTACCGGACTCGACAAAACCGAGCGTGCCGTTGCAAACTTTTACAGCCAATACCTTGCCGCCGCTGATAGTCACTTTCTCTCGGTGGGCGGGTATTCGGTCAAGTACCTGAATTATGACTGGTCATTGAATGAGTAG
- a CDS encoding NAD(P)/FAD-dependent oxidoreductase — translation MKTTLENDNLTVELMENPDVIVVGGGIGGLVSAGLLVRRGLKVLLLEKEDKVGGYVTGFRQHGVYFDATGAFVAACLPGGEFHSLLSELGLEETLSFLPIGSVWNIFPDMNVRFNYSTPEAYIDVLRREFPEKITAMEAYARQTRKMGAEFLAFETAGVWKRFFFPFYFPTLMRYARKSHQHILTKFFGEDARIHLALSTLPTTLPPSLLSYAFVAVLWAKVLGSGVFYPKGGMQALSTALAGVIKQNGGQIVCNCPVKKFITRRNKITGLKLSDGGVISSRWVISNTNPFHADHLFQGKYRPYRGMYRFDRYKPSLSAVLFYVGLPKKALPDDWPYFISIHTTWNCEAMYTALQAGDMTKGLHLVITTPTVLDDSLGTKGAHSLKILVHAPGYRNFINQYAGPEAITGLRRHVFSMIRKHTGIDIESAALFVETATPLTLMTRTGNENGAMYGLDAACGQVGPQRPPNRTRLSNLLWVGHYTRPSHGIVGSAMSGSFAANIIRRKTGR, via the coding sequence TTGAAAACCACATTGGAAAACGACAACCTGACCGTTGAGCTGATGGAAAATCCGGATGTGATTGTCGTCGGCGGCGGCATCGGCGGATTGGTCTCGGCCGGCCTTCTGGTGCGTCGCGGATTGAAGGTGTTGTTGCTGGAAAAGGAAGACAAGGTCGGCGGCTATGTCACCGGATTTCGGCAACACGGCGTCTATTTCGATGCCACGGGCGCCTTTGTTGCCGCTTGCCTGCCGGGCGGGGAATTTCATTCTCTGTTAAGTGAACTGGGACTTGAAGAGACGCTTTCATTTTTGCCCATCGGCTCGGTCTGGAATATCTTTCCGGATATGAATGTCCGGTTCAATTACAGCACCCCCGAGGCCTACATTGATGTGCTGCGCAGAGAGTTTCCGGAAAAAATAACCGCTATGGAAGCTTATGCCAGGCAAACCCGGAAAATGGGAGCGGAATTTCTGGCATTTGAAACGGCCGGTGTCTGGAAACGCTTTTTTTTCCCGTTCTATTTTCCGACGTTGATGCGGTATGCTCGAAAATCCCATCAGCACATTCTGACCAAGTTTTTCGGGGAGGACGCCCGCATTCACCTCGCCTTGTCCACACTGCCCACCACCCTTCCGCCCAGTCTCTTGTCTTACGCCTTTGTGGCGGTATTATGGGCAAAGGTGCTCGGCAGCGGCGTTTTTTATCCCAAAGGCGGCATGCAGGCGCTCAGCACCGCCCTGGCAGGTGTTATCAAACAAAACGGCGGACAAATCGTATGCAATTGCCCGGTTAAAAAATTTATCACCCGGCGCAACAAAATAACCGGGCTGAAGCTCTCGGACGGCGGCGTTATTTCTTCCAGATGGGTGATTTCCAACACCAACCCCTTTCACGCGGATCATCTCTTTCAGGGCAAATATCGCCCGTATCGCGGCATGTATCGATTCGATCGCTATAAACCCTCCCTGTCGGCGGTTCTGTTTTATGTCGGGCTGCCCAAAAAAGCCCTGCCGGACGACTGGCCCTATTTCATCTCCATTCACACCACCTGGAATTGTGAAGCCATGTACACCGCCCTTCAGGCAGGGGATATGACCAAGGGACTGCACCTGGTCATTACCACACCGACGGTTCTGGATGACTCCCTTGGCACCAAAGGCGCGCACAGCCTTAAGATTTTGGTCCACGCACCGGGATACCGCAACTTCATCAATCAATACGCCGGGCCTGAAGCCATTACCGGCTTGAGACGCCATGTCTTTTCGATGATTCGAAAACACACGGGAATAGATATCGAGTCCGCGGCCCTTTTTGTGGAAACCGCCACTCCGTTGACCCTGATGACCCGAACCGGAAACGAAAACGGGGCGATGTACGGCCTGGATGCGGCATGCGGCCAGGTCGGCCCGCAGCGCCCCCCCAACCGGACCCGTCTAAGCAATCTGTTGTGGGTGGGGCATTATACCAGACCCTCTCACGGCATTGTCGGCAGCGCCATGTCGGGGTCTTTCGCGGCCAATATCATCCGCCGGAAAACCGGGCGATAA